The following coding sequences lie in one Synechococcus sp. CC9902 genomic window:
- the zds gene encoding 9,9'-di-cis-zeta-carotene desaturase has product MRVAIVGSGLAGLTAAVDLVDAGHEVNLYEARPFMGGKVGSWEDPDGNHIEMGLHVFFFNYANLFALMKKVGAFENLLPKDHTHLFVNEGGDLRELDFRFPIGAPFNGLKAFFTTPQLSWIDKLRNALALGTSPIVRGLVDYEGAMRTIRALDSVSFQDWFVGHGGSPESIRRMWNPIAYALGFIDCEAISARCMLTIFMMFASKTEASKLNLLKGSPHRWLTGPILDYIQARGAKLHLRHRVKDVQFSDGENPVVTSLLLGTPEGDTTVEADIYLAACDVPGIQKLLPEAWRKFPQFEAIHQLEAVPVATVQLRYDGWVTELNDEHESQRRDLKNPTGLNNLLYTADADFSCFADLALASPEDYRKEGEGSLLQCVLTPGDPWIPKSVDEIVAHTDRQVRALFPSAHNLKLTWSNVVKLAQSLYREAPGMEPYRPDQRTPIGNFFLAGSYTKQDYIDSMEGATMSGHLAAAAILDQPVRLATNAAVA; this is encoded by the coding sequence CGGGTCGCGATTGTCGGTTCCGGTCTCGCTGGCCTTACCGCTGCGGTAGATCTTGTCGATGCGGGCCATGAGGTGAACCTCTACGAGGCACGCCCATTTATGGGCGGCAAGGTGGGCAGCTGGGAAGACCCCGATGGCAACCACATCGAAATGGGGCTCCACGTCTTCTTCTTCAACTACGCCAATCTCTTCGCCTTGATGAAGAAGGTTGGGGCCTTCGAAAATCTTTTGCCAAAAGATCACACCCACTTGTTCGTGAATGAGGGAGGTGACTTGCGTGAACTTGATTTTCGCTTCCCGATTGGCGCCCCGTTTAACGGCTTAAAGGCGTTTTTCACGACACCTCAGCTCAGTTGGATCGACAAGCTGCGCAACGCCTTAGCGCTTGGCACCAGTCCAATCGTGCGTGGGCTGGTGGACTACGAGGGCGCGATGCGTACGATCCGCGCTTTGGATTCAGTCAGCTTCCAGGATTGGTTTGTGGGCCATGGCGGGAGTCCTGAGAGCATCCGTCGCATGTGGAATCCGATTGCTTACGCGCTGGGATTCATCGATTGCGAAGCGATATCGGCCCGCTGCATGCTCACGATTTTCATGATGTTTGCTTCGAAAACCGAAGCATCGAAGCTGAATCTGCTCAAGGGGTCACCCCATCGCTGGCTCACAGGTCCAATCCTGGATTACATCCAGGCCCGTGGCGCCAAATTGCATTTGCGCCATCGAGTGAAGGATGTTCAGTTCTCGGATGGTGAAAATCCTGTCGTGACGAGTCTTCTGTTGGGAACACCTGAGGGTGATACCACTGTTGAAGCCGACATCTATTTAGCTGCGTGTGATGTTCCGGGTATCCAGAAGCTATTGCCTGAGGCTTGGCGCAAATTCCCTCAATTTGAGGCGATTCACCAGCTTGAAGCCGTACCAGTGGCCACAGTGCAGCTGCGTTACGACGGTTGGGTAACGGAACTCAATGATGAGCATGAGAGCCAACGTCGGGATCTCAAGAACCCCACCGGTTTAAACAACCTGCTTTACACCGCAGATGCGGATTTCAGCTGCTTTGCTGATCTCGCACTCGCTAGCCCAGAGGATTACCGCAAAGAGGGTGAGGGGTCGCTCTTGCAATGTGTTCTCACACCAGGTGATCCTTGGATCCCTAAGTCGGTGGATGAAATTGTTGCCCATACAGATCGCCAGGTGCGGGCTCTTTTCCCATCAGCCCACAACCTCAAGCTCACCTGGAGCAATGTTGTGAAGCTGGCCCAATCGCTTTATCGAGAGGCTCCTGGGATGGAGCCCTATCGCCCCGACCAGCGCACGCCCATCGGAAATTTCTTTTTGGCTGGCAGCTACACGAAGCAGGACTACATCGATTCCATGGAAGGGGCCACGATGAGCGGCCATTTGGCGGCTGCTGCCATCCTTGATCAGCCGGTCAGGTTGGCGACCAACGCAGCGGTGGCCTAG
- a CDS encoding SRPBCC family protein, with the protein MGRWLENTVTTEVQASADKVWAVWSDLEAMPKWMRWIESVKTQKDDPDLTDWILAAQGFRFTWKARITQRVEEQQLHWASVGGLPTKGAVRFYPQTPDCTVVKLSVSYELPRVLAPLMEPSILGGIVTKELQANLDRFRDLVEVVD; encoded by the coding sequence ATGGGACGTTGGCTAGAGAACACAGTGACAACGGAGGTCCAGGCTTCTGCAGACAAGGTTTGGGCGGTATGGAGCGACCTTGAGGCAATGCCGAAGTGGATGCGTTGGATCGAATCGGTGAAAACCCAGAAAGATGATCCGGATCTCACCGATTGGATTTTGGCTGCCCAGGGTTTTCGATTCACCTGGAAAGCGCGGATTACCCAGCGGGTGGAAGAGCAACAACTCCATTGGGCATCGGTCGGCGGGCTGCCCACCAAGGGTGCGGTGCGCTTTTATCCCCAGACGCCCGACTGCACCGTTGTGAAGCTGAGCGTGAGTTACGAACTGCCCAGGGTCTTGGCACCGTTGATGGAGCCAAGCATCTTGGGTGGGATTGTGACGAAGGAGCTTCAGGCGAACCTTGACCGTTTCCGTGATTTGGTGGAAGTCGTCGACTAA
- a CDS encoding uroporphyrinogen-III synthase — MSLPASRSDQPLQHRTVVITRAAEQQGEAKELLEAKGANVLDLPALVIVPPDHWGPLDDALADLDNFHWLVFSSANGVLAVEQRLQRQQRNLCRLPRGLKIAAVGRKTARLLEELGAPADFVPPSFVAESLIDHFPVSGWGLTMLLPRVQQGGRTVLADAFGEAGVRVVEVAAYDSRCPEHMAEPAATALADGAVDAIAFTSGKTATHTAQLMEKRFGSEWKQHLNGVAVVSIGPQTSRSCREHFGRVDAEADPHDLEGLVEACTQAIQSKS, encoded by the coding sequence GTGAGCCTCCCCGCCTCGAGATCGGACCAGCCATTGCAACACCGCACCGTGGTCATCACCCGCGCGGCCGAACAGCAAGGAGAAGCCAAAGAACTCCTGGAAGCCAAGGGGGCCAACGTTCTTGACTTGCCAGCACTGGTGATCGTTCCACCAGACCACTGGGGGCCTCTAGACGATGCCTTGGCAGACCTCGACAATTTTCATTGGCTGGTGTTTTCCAGTGCCAATGGTGTTTTGGCCGTTGAACAACGACTTCAACGACAGCAGCGCAACCTGTGCCGGCTGCCGAGAGGCCTAAAAATTGCAGCCGTTGGACGTAAAACAGCAAGGCTTCTCGAGGAGCTAGGAGCCCCCGCCGATTTCGTGCCTCCCAGCTTTGTTGCTGAAAGTTTGATTGATCATTTCCCTGTATCCGGCTGGGGGTTAACCATGCTTCTGCCCAGGGTTCAACAGGGCGGCAGAACGGTCTTGGCAGATGCCTTCGGCGAAGCGGGGGTGCGCGTCGTGGAGGTTGCCGCCTACGACTCTCGCTGCCCAGAACACATGGCAGAACCAGCCGCAACGGCCCTCGCCGATGGTGCTGTGGATGCGATCGCTTTCACCAGCGGTAAAACCGCAACGCATACCGCCCAGCTCATGGAGAAGCGCTTCGGAAGCGAATGGAAGCAACATTTGAACGGAGTGGCCGTGGTGTCGATCGGTCCTCAAACCAGCCGAAGCTGCCGTGAGCACTTCGGCCGAGTGGATGCTGAAGCCGACCCGCACGACCTTGAGGGATTAGTGGAGGCCTGCACTCAAGCGATACAGAGCAAGTCTTGA
- a CDS encoding glycosyltransferase, with protein sequence MLSLSMIVRNEEARLATCLASVKGFADEMVVVDTGSIDGTVAIAEQAGARVEQMEWPGDFAPARNHALKFLTGDWVLVLDADEQLRPEVVPSLKALMAQPDVLVINLLRYEIGAAMAPYSSVSRLFRRHPSIQWSRPYHSMIDESVQALITSEPQWRIANCSEPAILHDGYRPELLSGSDKADRLREAMEDDLKRHPGDPYASAKLGGLLISEGRASEAIPLLRQGLEGATAQSSERYELLLHLGLALNESDPDEAVAFYRQALDIPLDTRITLGARLNLAARLMEQDQLDEAIQLTQTATQRAPEVALGWYNLGLMLRKKGEIASALEAYGRSLALDPNNAACHQNHAVARLLGGDIEAARNGFRKAIELLAAQGRSEEARQLRDNVQGIVKLDAELVM encoded by the coding sequence ATGCTCAGCCTTTCCATGATCGTGCGCAACGAGGAGGCACGACTGGCAACCTGCTTGGCCTCCGTGAAGGGGTTCGCCGATGAAATGGTCGTGGTGGACACCGGTTCTATTGATGGCACGGTGGCGATCGCCGAACAAGCTGGGGCCCGCGTCGAGCAGATGGAATGGCCTGGGGATTTTGCCCCTGCCCGAAACCATGCCCTGAAATTCCTCACGGGCGATTGGGTGCTGGTGCTGGATGCGGATGAACAACTTCGGCCTGAAGTGGTTCCGTCTTTAAAAGCCCTGATGGCCCAGCCCGATGTATTGGTTATCAACCTGCTTCGCTATGAGATCGGGGCGGCCATGGCTCCTTACTCCAGCGTCAGTCGGTTGTTTCGACGTCATCCCAGCATCCAGTGGAGTCGCCCTTATCACTCGATGATCGATGAGAGCGTTCAGGCGCTCATCACGTCTGAGCCTCAGTGGCGTATCGCGAATTGCAGCGAACCCGCCATCCTTCATGACGGTTACAGACCCGAACTTCTCTCTGGCTCCGACAAAGCCGATCGGCTGCGTGAAGCGATGGAGGACGACCTCAAACGACACCCTGGGGATCCCTACGCAAGCGCCAAGCTCGGGGGACTCTTGATCAGCGAAGGCCGCGCGTCTGAGGCCATCCCGCTGTTGCGACAAGGCCTTGAAGGTGCAACCGCCCAGAGCAGCGAGCGTTACGAACTGCTCTTGCATCTCGGTTTAGCGCTCAACGAATCCGACCCAGACGAAGCCGTTGCCTTCTATCGCCAAGCCCTAGATATCCCGCTTGATACCCGCATCACCCTTGGTGCTCGCCTCAACCTGGCAGCCCGATTGATGGAACAAGACCAACTCGATGAGGCGATCCAACTCACGCAAACCGCCACGCAACGGGCACCGGAAGTGGCCTTGGGTTGGTACAACCTCGGCTTAATGCTCCGCAAAAAAGGCGAGATCGCCTCGGCCCTCGAGGCCTATGGCCGTTCCCTTGCCTTGGATCCCAACAACGCCGCATGCCATCAAAACCATGCCGTGGCCAGGTTGCTCGGCGGTGATATCGAAGCCGCCCGCAACGGTTTTCGCAAAGCGATAGAACTCCTAGCGGCCCAAGGTCGCAGCGAGGAGGCCCGCCAACTGCGCGACAACGTTCAAGGAATCGTGAAACTTGATGCGGAGCTGGTGATGTGA
- a CDS encoding glycoside hydrolase family 3 N-terminal domain-containing protein, with the protein MSCSPIDRLAQKIAELIVVRASGHLSDPQRRYPRWELNNATLERLLHRGVGGVILLGGSAVELQQRTEMLRRWSAQPLLLCADVEEGVGQRFEGASWLVPPLALGRLYQNDPQRALDLAERYGRCTGDQARRCGLNWVLGPVCDVNNNPANPVINVRAWGEDAATAGTLAAAFQRGLSRTGVLGCAKHFPGHGDTSSDSHLDLPVLPHSKERLAAVELPPFQEVIAAGVDSVMTAHLLLPELDQNHPATLSTTVLTNLLRHDLHFDGLVVTDALVMEAITKRYGAAEAAVLAFEAGADLILMPADADAAIDGLCDAFRSGRLPMQRLEDSLQRRRQALKRIDKHQPLNPAQDTPLPSESERQLEQELVAACLHLQPSTGINCSQGINLIRVDGIVPCPVLSGTAPALRLPEGQGFKSLVIHSQGPSPWQPDQDSPLALERLGQGPVLLQLFMRGNPFRGTQDSIEPWSAAVQQLQKLHRLAGLVVYGSPYLWEQLRTVLKPDIPAAYSPGQMPEAQQQVLKSLLNRSHTAACNADFTD; encoded by the coding sequence ATGAGCTGCAGCCCGATTGATCGACTAGCGCAAAAGATTGCCGAGCTAATCGTGGTCCGAGCCAGTGGCCACCTCTCCGATCCACAACGTCGCTACCCGCGCTGGGAACTCAACAACGCAACCCTGGAACGTCTCCTGCATCGGGGCGTCGGGGGCGTGATCCTTTTGGGGGGAAGCGCTGTGGAATTACAGCAGCGAACTGAAATGTTGCGGCGATGGAGTGCTCAACCCCTCTTGCTCTGTGCCGATGTTGAAGAGGGCGTTGGCCAACGCTTTGAAGGAGCAAGCTGGCTCGTCCCACCGTTAGCACTCGGCCGGTTGTACCAGAACGACCCTCAGCGGGCGTTGGACTTGGCCGAGCGCTACGGCCGTTGCACTGGAGACCAAGCGCGCCGGTGCGGACTGAACTGGGTACTTGGACCGGTTTGCGACGTCAACAACAACCCTGCCAACCCGGTAATCAATGTGCGGGCTTGGGGTGAAGATGCCGCCACTGCCGGAACACTTGCTGCAGCATTCCAACGCGGACTCAGCCGAACCGGTGTGCTGGGTTGTGCCAAACACTTCCCAGGCCACGGAGACACCAGCAGCGACTCCCACTTAGACCTACCTGTCCTTCCCCACAGCAAGGAGAGATTGGCCGCGGTTGAACTCCCGCCCTTTCAGGAGGTGATCGCTGCGGGGGTCGACAGTGTGATGACAGCCCACCTGTTACTCCCAGAGCTGGATCAAAACCATCCCGCAACGCTCTCAACAACTGTGCTCACCAACCTGTTGAGACACGACTTGCACTTTGACGGCTTGGTTGTAACCGACGCCCTAGTGATGGAAGCCATCACCAAGCGCTACGGCGCTGCTGAGGCCGCGGTGTTGGCCTTTGAGGCTGGAGCGGATCTGATCTTGATGCCCGCCGATGCCGATGCAGCGATCGACGGTTTATGCGATGCCTTTCGCAGCGGACGGCTGCCCATGCAGCGTTTAGAGGACTCCCTACAACGGCGGCGGCAAGCGCTGAAGCGAATCGACAAGCACCAACCACTCAACCCAGCACAGGACACCCCACTTCCATCTGAGTCGGAACGACAACTGGAACAGGAGCTCGTCGCTGCCTGTCTTCATCTCCAACCCAGCACAGGCATCAACTGCAGCCAAGGAATCAATCTGATTCGGGTGGATGGCATCGTTCCTTGCCCTGTTCTCAGTGGCACAGCGCCTGCGCTTCGCCTACCCGAGGGGCAAGGATTCAAGAGCCTGGTGATCCACAGTCAAGGCCCCTCTCCTTGGCAGCCAGACCAGGATTCCCCCCTTGCCTTGGAACGCCTCGGGCAGGGTCCGGTGCTTCTGCAACTCTTTATGCGGGGCAATCCTTTTCGCGGCACGCAAGACAGCATCGAGCCATGGTCGGCAGCAGTGCAGCAGCTCCAAAAGCTCCATCGGCTGGCTGGTCTTGTCGTCTACGGCAGCCCTTACCTATGGGAGCAGTTAAGAACCGTTCTGAAGCCCGACATACCAGCTGCTTACAGCCCAGGACAAATGCCTGAAGCACAACAACAAGTGCTGAAAAGTCTGCTGAACCGCTCACACACCGCAGCTTGTAACGCTGATTTCACCGACTAA
- the rbfA gene encoding 30S ribosome-binding factor RbfA, translating to MAQGRRVERVAALIRKETSELLINGIRDERVHKGMVSITSVEVAGDLQHCKIFVSIFGEPNDQNEVMEGLEAASGFLRGELGRRLQMRRAPEVKFQLDRGLEKGTSVLGLLNQLEDQRQERGEIPPGSDELQPD from the coding sequence ATGGCTCAGGGGCGACGGGTAGAGCGGGTCGCAGCCCTGATCCGCAAAGAAACCAGCGAACTACTGATCAATGGCATCCGCGATGAACGGGTGCACAAGGGCATGGTGAGCATCACATCGGTTGAAGTGGCTGGGGATCTTCAACACTGCAAGATTTTTGTGAGCATTTTTGGTGAACCCAACGACCAAAATGAAGTGATGGAAGGGCTCGAAGCCGCTAGTGGTTTCCTGAGAGGTGAACTGGGGCGTCGTCTACAAATGCGTCGCGCACCCGAGGTGAAGTTTCAATTGGATCGAGGCCTAGAGAAGGGAACGTCCGTGCTTGGGCTCCTAAACCAACTCGAAGATCAACGCCAAGAACGCGGCGAAATCCCCCCGGGAAGCGATGAGCTGCAGCCCGATTGA
- a CDS encoding DUF751 family protein — MREFFLNVTRYPRYLVTFTLGVMNSVAEPLAQRRSNPVTAVAMIGALISGFISLSFVLRAMVNGVPMA, encoded by the coding sequence ATGCGGGAGTTTTTCCTCAATGTCACCCGTTATCCGCGTTATTTGGTGACCTTCACGCTCGGGGTGATGAACTCCGTAGCTGAACCCCTCGCCCAGAGACGTAGCAATCCGGTGACGGCGGTGGCCATGATCGGAGCCCTCATCAGTGGTTTCATCAGCCTCTCGTTCGTGCTCCGTGCCATGGTGAATGGAGTACCGATGGCGTAA
- a CDS encoding glutathione S-transferase family protein, translating to MMELHQFRHSAFCLKVRMVLQAKGLSYRTVDVTPGIGQVAVFRMSGQRQVPVLVDGDIVLADSSAIARHLEQREPSPALIPGDVREAAQVQLIEDWADTTLAAAGRSALVQAAAMDPSLRVALLPDDLPDPVRTVMGAIPGGWVGSVTELVNQNERADLLTSLEQLSASVQQSPWLVGDEMSMADLSVAAQLSLLCFPSSAGAALAGKGVPGLSDHPKLQPLFQWRDQLELKLMERTLEEV from the coding sequence ATGATGGAACTGCACCAATTTCGCCATTCCGCTTTCTGCCTGAAGGTTCGGATGGTGCTACAGGCCAAAGGGCTCAGCTACCGGACGGTTGATGTCACGCCGGGGATCGGCCAGGTCGCAGTCTTCCGAATGTCTGGCCAGCGCCAGGTTCCTGTCCTGGTGGATGGCGACATTGTCTTGGCCGATTCGTCTGCGATTGCTCGGCACCTTGAACAACGAGAACCCAGTCCAGCACTAATACCTGGCGACGTGCGTGAGGCGGCTCAGGTGCAACTGATTGAGGATTGGGCCGATACAACATTGGCCGCAGCTGGACGCTCTGCCCTCGTTCAGGCGGCGGCCATGGATCCATCTCTGCGTGTTGCACTACTCCCCGATGATCTCCCTGATCCGGTGCGCACGGTGATGGGTGCGATCCCCGGTGGCTGGGTCGGCAGCGTTACTGAGTTGGTGAATCAGAACGAGCGTGCGGATTTGCTCACCAGCCTTGAGCAGTTGTCTGCATCCGTTCAACAAAGTCCCTGGCTTGTGGGAGATGAAATGTCCATGGCCGACTTATCTGTGGCCGCTCAACTGTCGCTGTTGTGTTTCCCCTCCTCTGCGGGTGCAGCATTGGCAGGGAAAGGGGTGCCTGGCTTGAGTGATCACCCCAAACTTCAGCCCCTCTTCCAGTGGCGAGATCAACTCGAGCTCAAGTTGATGGAGCGGACGCTGGAAGAGGTGTGA
- a CDS encoding DUF6816 family protein: MGRNLLALLIGFSILLGGSPAWASPLEQRLELWPNWTLPAPLSRPSSRDDLIYPQWFQGRWQVESVDLDALDQPALSHEARFISDNQNRLVGDRAFNANAIGRALLGEQLLRVEDDPRSSNRQMAQLTGDRRLETTVTGRRQLSPNADTFLADELVLQILHAPGPPRLSQVETLSRYQRCGLDICAEQWQGIFPPPGENLRDTIKASHHYQLRFTPLPASAPST; the protein is encoded by the coding sequence ATGGGCCGTAACTTGCTTGCGCTTCTGATCGGGTTCTCCATCCTGCTCGGTGGATCCCCCGCATGGGCGTCGCCTTTGGAGCAAAGGCTTGAGCTTTGGCCTAACTGGACGTTGCCGGCACCTCTCAGCCGCCCCTCCAGCCGTGATGACCTGATCTATCCGCAATGGTTCCAGGGCCGATGGCAGGTGGAAAGTGTCGACCTCGACGCCCTTGACCAACCCGCCCTCAGCCACGAAGCGCGCTTCATTTCCGACAACCAAAACAGACTTGTAGGGGATCGCGCCTTCAATGCCAATGCCATCGGTCGCGCCCTACTCGGTGAACAGCTGCTGCGGGTCGAAGACGACCCCAGGTCATCCAATCGTCAGATGGCACAGCTAACAGGTGATCGAAGGTTGGAAACCACCGTGACTGGCAGGCGGCAGCTATCTCCCAATGCCGACACGTTTTTAGCCGATGAGTTAGTTCTCCAAATCCTCCACGCACCCGGGCCACCAAGATTGAGTCAGGTGGAAACCTTGAGCCGATATCAACGCTGCGGTTTAGACATCTGTGCCGAGCAGTGGCAAGGGATATTCCCCCCACCAGGAGAAAATTTGCGCGACACCATCAAGGCCAGCCACCACTACCAGCTGCGGTTCACACCTCTTCCAGCGTCCGCTCCATCAACTTGA
- a CDS encoding chlororespiratory reduction protein 7: MSDPLIRACDDYVVLEPGKPEQLLDVPNTLAWLSRWLQTMDQLPADLAGLSSVEAAAQRLLDTACDLELSPGVSIQWFAVRLEPPSTL; encoded by the coding sequence ATGTCTGATCCCTTGATTCGTGCTTGTGATGATTACGTGGTGTTGGAACCGGGCAAGCCAGAACAGCTGCTCGATGTCCCAAATACCCTGGCATGGCTGAGTCGCTGGTTGCAGACGATGGATCAGTTGCCAGCCGACTTGGCTGGTTTGTCGAGTGTGGAGGCTGCTGCCCAGCGATTGCTCGACACAGCCTGTGATTTGGAGCTCAGTCCGGGAGTTTCGATTCAGTGGTTTGCGGTGCGCTTGGAGCCACCCTCAACGCTCTGA
- a CDS encoding shikimate kinase has protein sequence MTDPILSLKERLSGRSIYLIGMMGSGKTSTGRPLAKRLGYGFVDADAVIEQVAGCTIPEIFERDGEAGFRSIESQVLNAISQRHSLVVATGGGVVTKPENWGQLHSGIVVWLDVNRAQLIERLRDDSTQRPLLQQPNPEAALDTLLQERRPLYGEADLTVVIKDESPDAVADGILQLLPTLIKDPTEQRER, from the coding sequence ATGACAGATCCCATTCTTTCCCTCAAAGAGCGCTTAAGCGGACGCAGCATCTACCTCATCGGAATGATGGGGAGTGGAAAAACGAGTACTGGACGCCCCCTTGCGAAACGACTGGGGTATGGCTTTGTCGATGCCGATGCTGTGATCGAACAGGTGGCCGGCTGCACGATTCCAGAAATTTTTGAACGGGATGGGGAAGCAGGCTTCCGCTCCATCGAAAGCCAAGTGCTTAATGCGATCAGTCAGCGCCATTCCCTGGTGGTGGCCACAGGCGGTGGAGTGGTAACCAAACCAGAAAACTGGGGACAACTGCACAGCGGCATCGTGGTTTGGCTTGATGTGAATCGGGCCCAGCTCATCGAACGCCTGCGGGACGACTCAACCCAAAGACCGCTGCTGCAACAACCAAACCCCGAAGCAGCCTTAGACACCCTCCTCCAGGAAAGACGGCCTCTTTACGGCGAAGCGGATCTCACGGTGGTGATCAAGGACGAATCACCGGATGCCGTCGCGGATGGCATCCTGCAACTCCTTCCGACGCTCATCAAAGATCCAACCGAACAACGCGAGCGTTGA
- a CDS encoding 6-carboxytetrahydropterin synthase, translating to MTETKSIARHGQGRSCVITRRACFSASHRYWLPELSADDNAARFGPCSFAPGHGHNYELIVSMAGDLDADGMVLNLSEVKHAIRSEVTGQLDFRFLNEAWPEFDVSSSEGCLPTTEALVRTIWHRLRSHLPITALRLYEQPGLWADYLGDSMDAFLTIRTHFAAAHRLARPELSQEENEQIYGKCARPHGHGHNYLVDITVRGAIDPRTGMVCDLSALQRLVDDLVVEPFDHTFLNKDVPFFAECVPTAENIALHIADRLSSPIKAIGAQLHKVRLQESPNNAAEVYAEVPQLEMLPASMDAVAAI from the coding sequence ATGACTGAAACGAAGTCGATTGCCCGGCATGGCCAAGGCCGTTCCTGCGTGATCACACGTCGGGCCTGCTTCAGTGCCAGCCATCGCTACTGGTTGCCAGAGCTGTCAGCAGACGACAATGCTGCTCGATTTGGTCCTTGTAGTTTCGCGCCAGGTCATGGTCACAACTATGAGCTGATCGTTTCGATGGCGGGCGATCTTGATGCCGATGGCATGGTGTTGAACCTCTCCGAGGTGAAGCACGCGATCCGCTCCGAGGTCACAGGGCAGCTCGACTTTCGCTTTTTAAACGAAGCTTGGCCGGAGTTTGATGTGTCGAGTTCGGAGGGTTGCCTCCCCACCACTGAGGCACTGGTTCGAACGATTTGGCATCGTCTTCGTTCCCACCTTCCAATTACGGCTTTACGCCTCTACGAACAACCGGGCCTCTGGGCCGACTATCTCGGAGATTCCATGGATGCATTCCTCACCATTCGTACCCACTTCGCAGCAGCGCACCGTCTGGCCCGTCCGGAGTTGAGTCAGGAAGAAAACGAGCAGATCTACGGCAAGTGCGCTCGGCCCCATGGCCATGGGCACAACTATTTGGTGGACATCACGGTCCGTGGGGCTATCGACCCCCGCACCGGAATGGTTTGCGATTTGTCGGCCCTGCAACGGTTGGTCGATGATCTTGTTGTTGAGCCGTTTGATCACACCTTTTTGAACAAGGATGTGCCGTTTTTTGCTGAGTGCGTCCCCACCGCAGAAAACATTGCTCTCCACATTGCTGATCGCCTCTCCAGTCCGATTAAGGCCATTGGAGCTCAGCTGCATAAGGTGCGCCTCCAGGAGAGTCCGAATAACGCAGCCGAGGTGTATGCGGAAGTGCCACAGCTAGAAATGCTTCCGGCATCGATGGATGCCGTTGCAGCCATCTGA
- a CDS encoding RibD family protein, with translation MPLQPSDDCAAPALERPETRLVLAISLDGRLAPAEGGAAQLGGKGDRRVLDTALAWADACLMGAGTLRAHQSTCLIRDRALLQQRVDQGRSAQPTAVVVSRSDAFPLQWQFFRQPLERWLLAPKAPAEGFDRWIPLGHSWPERLEALYACGVRRLALLGGASLAAEVLQADCVDALQLTLVPTLLGGPHTWLPVDAKPLPLSMLGAGAWSCDGLEDLGEGEMVLRYRRQRVH, from the coding sequence ATGCCGTTGCAGCCATCTGACGACTGCGCTGCTCCAGCGCTCGAGCGGCCTGAAACACGGCTTGTTTTGGCTATTTCGCTAGACGGTCGTTTGGCGCCTGCTGAGGGTGGTGCAGCCCAATTGGGAGGGAAGGGAGATCGTCGTGTTCTTGACACAGCACTGGCCTGGGCTGACGCCTGTTTGATGGGTGCAGGGACGTTACGGGCCCACCAAAGCACTTGTTTAATCCGGGATCGGGCCTTGCTTCAACAACGCGTCGATCAAGGTCGATCCGCCCAGCCCACGGCGGTGGTGGTGAGTCGATCTGATGCGTTCCCCCTGCAGTGGCAATTTTTTCGGCAGCCTTTGGAGCGATGGTTGTTGGCACCGAAAGCTCCCGCTGAAGGTTTTGATCGCTGGATTCCGTTAGGCCACTCTTGGCCCGAGCGCCTTGAAGCTCTGTATGCCTGTGGGGTGCGACGCCTCGCGCTGTTGGGGGGTGCGTCTTTGGCGGCGGAAGTGCTGCAAGCTGATTGCGTAGATGCCCTTCAGCTCACACTGGTGCCGACATTGCTTGGCGGGCCACACACATGGCTGCCTGTTGATGCGAAACCACTCCCACTTTCAATGCTGGGAGCTGGGGCCTGGAGCTGCGATGGGCTCGAAGACTTGGGTGAGGGTGAAATGGTGCTCCGCTACCGAAGGCAACGAGTGCATTAG